The sequence GAGGCTCTCTAGGATGAGTGGGCGGAATCGCTCCATCCCCGCGGTGTTGATCTGGAGGCTTAGGTGATTGGCATAGCTATCCACGATGAGTCCGGGAAGCTCATCGGATTCGGAGTGGATGAGTCTGGCGCCATTGGTTTTTAAAAGGAGTGATTCGCGCTTTAAGATCGCCTTTTGGAGGCGTTTTTTGAGCTCTTCGGGAGTGAAGCTTTTTTGAGTGAAGGAGAGGATTCTAAGCGCGATTTGGCTTTTGGGATTGATATAACCAAGGGCAAGAAACTCTTGCTTGGGGGAGTAGAGATGGACTAGCTCTCCTTGTTCCAAAGAGGAGGGAAGTGATTCTAGTTGAGAGCCATAAATCCACGCGGGAAGGGTTCTGAAGGCGGGAAGGGCGCTCTTTTTGAGGGTGACTTTTTGCATCAATTTCCTTGTTTTTAGTTTATCGCGTGAAGAGGAATCCTGCCCCGATTCGCTCCACGCTTCGATTATAGTCAATGAGACTCTCGCCATATCCGCTGAAATATTGCAGATAGAAGTAGAGGTGGTTTTGGATGGGGTAGGAGTAGTCTAGGAGAAGCGAGCCTCGATTCTCTCCTTTGGAGCGGAGGTTGTTGCGGAGGGTTGCGCTAAAGAGGTGCTTCTCTAGCAGGTAGCCTATTTTTAGGTCTCCATAGCCTAGATAGTTGTGAATGTCTGGATTGTCATCTCCATTAGGATCCAATGGGGAGCTCTTCTCTTTTTCAGGCAGTCGATACCACCCCTTTAGCCCCAAAAAGAGATTTCCATGATTGTAGATGCCTTCAATAAAGGCTCGATTCCAGCTTCTTGATTTTTCGATATCTTTGCCATTGGATTCGTGGTTGAGTCCAAAATTGACCTGCTCCAATCTCCCTCCAAAGAGGGGAATTTCGGTGGGGTAGGAGAGGAAAATCTCTGGTTCATAGTTGCTCTCCCTAAAGGGGCGCGAATCATCCCCATCATAGACCTGCCAATAGGAGCGCTGGGTGTAGGCGAGATAGAGGTCAAACTTGCTTCCCCAAAGGCTTTGGGCTAGGAGAGTTTTGAAGCTGATTTGGAATTTGGCTTCGGTCTTTTTGCTCTCCCCCTTGCGGTCATTGAGGCTATGGCTAAAGGGGAGGATGTAGTTAGGATGATGGGGGATGATTCCTAAAAAAGAGCCAAAGAGATTCTTTCTATCGTGATACTCCCTGTAGAGCCGTGGTTGCTCCTCTTCCTCGTTTGAGCTCTCTTCTTTGAATCCGGGAGGCTTGATCTCCACCACACGGAGCTGCTCTTTGTTTATCGTGGGCTGCTCGATGAGAGGGGTAGCTTTGGCGCCATTTTCTTCATCCGTGAGGAGAAGATGAAGGATTCGGGGGGATTCTCCCTCTTTGGTGGGCAGAAGAATCTCTATCGCCTGGTCCTTCTCCTCTAGCTTCACCCCTGTAAGGCGGCGCGTGGTGCCATCAGGTTCCGAGAGCCAAAGGGTGAGATTCCTCCCCTCTGCTAGGAGAGAAGAGAGAAAAAGAGCGCCAAAAAAGAGGGGGCGAAGCGACACAGAGCCTTCCTTCTGTTATTTAAAGGTGTTTGGGCGGTATTATAGAGTGTTTGGGCTAAAAGAAGCGGAGGGTTAAGGGGGAGAGCCGTCTGCCTCTTTAGCAGACGCCCTTTCTTTTGCCTTTGAAGTAGTTCTTGACCGCTTTAGAGCCTTTCATGGCACCTACGATCACCTTGTGGGGATCAAAACTAACCTCTTTGGGTGGATTGAACATCTTCTCCTCCTTGGCCTAAAATTGACAACGGATAGTAAAGAAGAAAAATAGCATTTTGGTTTCATGCTGGCGCGATGTTATCTAAACCGTGTGAAAAAGAAGTGATAAAATACTTATTTTTCACCCCTCTTTGAGTGAGCGATAGTAGCTCTCTAGCGTGTAAATCGCGGCTAGAGGATTGTGTCCTAATAATCGATCTTTGACGGCAAAGACAGTGCAGAGGGCTTCTGAAGCTTTGAGAAAGAGCGAATCGTGTCCCACGCATAGCCCTAACATGATGTTGAAATCGGTTTGACTCTCATTGAGCAGACGCGCCTGAAGGAGGGGATCGCACATCGCTTCAGGTGTATGGGGGATGAGTTTATCCTCTTCGTCGATTCCAAGGGTGCTTTTGTCGCTATTGCCCACTTTGCAGATGACGGAAACCACTTCAAAGCCTCGCTTTTGGAGGAGTAGCTCCACCGCTTTGGCTTCATTTCTAAGGCCCATACAAAAGGCCAACCCCAGCTTTTGATAGCCCATCTTTTGGGCAAACTCAATGATCTCTTCGATTCGAGGTTTGGCGGGGCGCAAGTGGGCGTAACCCTGCTCTCTTCCCTCATAACAGGAGGCTTCTTGGATTGCAGCATTTTTTGCAAAACGCTTCGTTTCTCCTTCATAGAGGGCGCTATTCTCCTCTTTGATTTCAGAAAAATTTTGGGTGGGGCAAAAGGCGGGTGATTTGCCTTCGCTATCCCTGCAGAGTCGTTCGCCAAGGGCAATTCCGCAGAGGGCACAATGGGGTGAGGGGGTGGACATGATCTCTCCTTGGGTTGTTTTGGCAAGGATTATAGGACTTTTTTGACTAATCAAGGAAGAGTTTTGTATTCTGTTGGCTACTTTGGCTACTTAAAAGAGGGGCAGATGCAGGAGCTTTTTGAAGAGAGTTTAACCGATTTAGAGGATGAGCTGGCAGTCTCTAAAGCCATCAAAGGCGAAGTGAGGCACTACATGGAGGGATTGGAGGAGAAGTTTGATCAAAATTTGGGTCGCCACTTCTCCTATCGTCATGCAAGAGAGATGGATAGATTGGTTGCCTTTGTCTATAAAGCAGTGATTCGACGCTACTTCAAAGAGTATCTTCCTCCGCTCAACCATGTTCCTCTTGTCTTCATTGCGCTAGGGAGCTATGGGAGGGAGCAGCTTAGTGTTCATTCTGATATTGACCTCATGATCGTCTATAAGGAGGTGGGAGGATATAACCTTTTAGAGATGATTGAGAAGATGATCCATATCGGGTGGGATTGTGGACTCAAGATCAGCCATCGAGTGCATGAAGTGGGTGAGCTTTTAGAGGTTTCAAGGAGCGACATCACCATCAAAACCTCTTTTTTGGAGGCGCGTTTTATCTGCGGTTCCAAGATTCTCTACATGGAGACAGAGGCTAGAATCGAGCAGATTCGCAAGGACAATAAAGAGGGATTTTTGAGGGAGAAGTATCTAGAGTATCTAGAGCGGCATAAGAAGTTTGAAGCCTCCATGGAGCCCAATATCAAAGAGGGGCGCGGGGGAATTAGAGACGCCAATATGCTCTTTTGGGTGCTCTATGTTCTCTATAATGTCAAAAACCCCAAAGAGATGGAGGGGCAGCTCTATGATGAGGAGCGTTACCGCGACTTCCGCTCCTCCCTAGAGTTCCTTTTTCGCCTAAGGGACGCGATGCATCTAGTGAATCAAAAGAAAAATGACACACTCAATCTAGAGCTTCTCCCCTTTGTCGCCAAAAAGCTTGGCATGGAGAGTCAAGATTCCTCCAAAGATCAGTTTGGTTTGGCTAAAAAGACACTCCTTTGTATGCATGAAATTGAGCATTTTTGTGCCTATGTATTGCGCCAAATCTACCGTCGCCATGGACTTTTACCTGCCTATTCATGGAGAGAGAGAAAAGAGGCGAGGCAAGAGGGAGGACTTTTTCTCTTTAAGAGCTCCTCTAGTGAGAGGCTCTATGCGCGCGGGGCGCTAAAGCGTTTCAGGATTGGAGAGTTTTTGGGCAAACTTTTGGAGCTTGAGACCATTCCTGAAATGAGTGAAGGAGTGGTGGAGCGGCTCCATCGATCCAAACTCACTCTTAGCAGCAAAAAAGAGAGGGAGCGTTTCAAAGAGCTTCTTCTTAAGCCCCAAAGCCATCGATTCTTCCGAGCACTCTATGAGGCGGGCAAGCTGGGCGAGGTGCTTCCTCCTTTGGCAAAGATTCGCCATCTGCCTCAGTTTGATGGTTATCATGCTTATCCTGTCGATCTGCACACGCTCAAGGCGCTTGAAATCTTGGAGGCCTTGGAGAGGGACTCGCACCCCTTTTTGAGCGAGCTCTATGGCTCTTTGGATCAAGAATCGCTTCTTCTTTTGAAGCTTCTCGTGCTTTTTCATGACGCGGGCAAAGGGCGCTCTAGGGATCATCACCTTGTCGGAGAGACGCTTTTTAGATCGTGGAGCAAACGCTTTTTACTCAGCGAAGAATCAAGGGAGCGAGGAGGGCTTTTGGTGCGATTCCATACGCTCATGAGCTCTGTGGCGCAAAAGCAAGATATCTACAGCGAGGAAGTTCTTTTGGAGTTTGTTTCGCGCCTCAAAGAGCCAGAAAATCTCGATCTCCTCCTCTTGCTCACCTATGCGGATGTGAGCGCGGTGAGTCCGGGGAGATTCAATAAGTTCATTGAAAAGCTGCTCCTAGAGCTCTACAAAAATGCCAAGGCGACCTTTGAGAAGCGAGAGCTCCTAGGGGATGCGACAAGGAAACTTAAGCGTCTTGATCTTTTGGAGAGGAGTGCAGAGTTTCTAGCCCTCCCCTCGCCCCTTAGGCAAAAGATTCGTCAAATCGCCTCGCCCCTCTTTTTCATCAAGCTCACTCCTGCTCAAATCGCCGAGCTCTCCAAAAAGGCGCTTGGAGTGGAGGATTTTTGCTTTGAAGTCGAGAATCAGGATTTTCTCTCTGTTAGTATTCTTCGGCGCCAAGAGCTAAATCTTGGCTATCTCCTAGGAAAACTCTCGATCTTTAATGTTGCCTCCATGGAGATATTCAAGATGTTTGATGGAATCAAATACTTTCATATCGAGTTCCTAGAAAAAGCCGAGGAGGATGAGATGGAGCGGCTTAGGGAGATCATCTCGGAGAGCTTTGACATGACGCGCCATCCCAAAGCACCCAAGCCCACTATTCTCAAAAAGGATATTATCTTTGAGCCTAACCACTCCGAGAGTTACGCCGAAATTCGCCTCAATACCAAGAATCAGAAGGGAATCCTAGCCCATGTTGCTTCAGTCTTTGACGCTTTTGGGATAGACATTGCTAGCGCGAAGATCATGACGATCAAAGAGAGGACGAGAGATTGGTTCTTGATTGAGAAGAATGAGGCCTTCTTTAGGCATCAGGGAGAGCTAGTGAAGGCGATTGCGATTAATGATAAAAAATGAAACGATTGGAGATAATGGCGCAAGTCAAACTTGATTTCTTGTGATAAAGGGTTTTCATGTGTGGAATCGTCGGCTATATCGGGAGTAACGAGAAAAAATCGATCCTTCTAAGCGGTCTTAAGGAACTAGAGTATCGTGGGTATGATTCGGCAGGAATCTCTGTCCTCAAAGAGGGGGAGCTCTCTGTTTTTAAGGCGGTAGGGAAGCTCAGTCATTTAGAGAATAAGTGCAAGGATTTTGAATCTTGTGGCTTTGGCGTGGCGATTGGGCACACCCGATGGGCGACCCATGGGAAGCCGACAGAGATTAACGCTCACCCGCACATGGCGGAGTTTTCTAATGTCGTCCATAATGGAATCATCGAAAACTATCAAGAGCTTAAAAAGGAGCTTGGCGAGAGGGGGTGTCGATTCGTCTCTCAGACGGACACCGAGGTGATCGTCCATCTCTTTGAAGAGTGCCTCAAAGAGCTTTTTGACCCGTTTGAAGCCTTCAAAGCCACTCTCAAGCGCCTCAAAGGGGCTTATGCGATTCTTCTTATCACCAAGAAAAGTCCCGATCGAATCTACTACGCCAAAAATGGCTCTCCATTGATTATTGGCAAGGGGAGTGATGGAGTCTATTTTGCCTCTTCAGATGCCCCTCTGATTGGCTATGCGCACAGTGTATGCTATCTTCAAGATGGAGATTTGGGCTACATGGACGAGAAGAGCTTCGATCAGCTTCCGCTCATTCGACCCCTTAGTGTGAATAAGCTCTACGCTCAAAAAGAGGGCTACCGCTACTTCATGGAGAAGGAGATCTACGAGCAACACAAGGTGTTGGTGGAGACGATGATGGGTCGCGTGGGGGGCGCAGAGGTTCACTTTGAGGAGATCGAGGCGGGTTTCTTGGAGGGAATTGAAGAGATCACTATCTGCGCCTGCGGCACGAGCTATCATGCGGGATTGGCGGGGAGCTACCTTTTAGAACGCCACGCCAAGCTCAAGACCAATGTCGCCATCGCCAGTGAGTTTCGATACAAAGAGCCCATCATGCGACCTAGCGAGCTTTTTGTGGTCATTAGTCAAAGCGGAGAGACGGCAGATACTCTAGAGGCGCTCAAACAGGCCAAACGTGCAGGGCTTAAGACGCTCGCCATCTGTAACATGGACAATAGCTCTATCGTGAGGGAGGCACATTGTTCGATTCTCACTCGCGCAGGAATCGAAAAAGGGGTCGCTAGCACCAAAGCTTTTGCCACGCAAGTGATGGTTCTTTGGATGCTTTCACTTCATATCGCCAAGATTCGCCACACTCTCTTGAAAGAAGAGATTGAGGGGCAGATTCACTCCATGGTCGAATCGGCCAAGCTCACCAGGGTGGATGAACGCCTCCATGAACGCCTCAAAAAGCTCTCCAAGCGCTATTTGCATGGACATGGATTCTTTTTTATCGGACGAGACATCTTCTATCCTCTAGCGCTCGAGGGGGCACTGAAGCTCAAAGAGATTAGCTACCTCCATGCTGAGGGCTATCCAAGCGGTGAAATGAAGCATGGACCTATCGCACTGGCTGATAGTGAGCTCTTCACCGTAGCCCTAATGCCTAAAAATTTACTTTATGATAAAATCAAAAGCAATGTTGAAGAATTGGCCGCCAGAGATGCCACCATCTGCGCGATCACGCCCGAACCTTTTGAAGGGGCGGATGACCTCGTCTTCACTGCGGCTCGAGAGAGCTACATGGAGGAGTTTTTCGAGATGATGGTGGTGTTACAAATTCTCGCCCTAGAGATATCTGTCCGCTTGGGTAATGATGTCGATATGCCTCGAAACCTCGCTAAAAGCGTAACCGTGGAGTAAACTTTTATGAGCGCTAAAAGGAAAATCCTTTTCATCAGCACGCTAGCCTTAGGACTTTTAACCCTGATGGTGGTGGTGCTGGTGACGCTCAGTTTTCGTGACTATGGTATCGCAAGTGCCAAAGAGAAGTCCAA comes from Wolinella succinogenes DSM 1740 and encodes:
- a CDS encoding phospholipase A, yielding MSLRPLFFGALFLSSLLAEGRNLTLWLSEPDGTTRRLTGVKLEEKDQAIEILLPTKEGESPRILHLLLTDEENGAKATPLIEQPTINKEQLRVVEIKPPGFKEESSNEEEEQPRLYREYHDRKNLFGSFLGIIPHHPNYILPFSHSLNDRKGESKKTEAKFQISFKTLLAQSLWGSKFDLYLAYTQRSYWQVYDGDDSRPFRESNYEPEIFLSYPTEIPLFGGRLEQVNFGLNHESNGKDIEKSRSWNRAFIEGIYNHGNLFLGLKGWYRLPEKEKSSPLDPNGDDNPDIHNYLGYGDLKIGYLLEKHLFSATLRNNLRSKGENRGSLLLDYSYPIQNHLYFYLQYFSGYGESLIDYNRSVERIGAGFLFTR
- a CDS encoding DUF1847 domain-containing protein, with the protein product MSTPSPHCALCGIALGERLCRDSEGKSPAFCPTQNFSEIKEENSALYEGETKRFAKNAAIQEASCYEGREQGYAHLRPAKPRIEEIIEFAQKMGYQKLGLAFCMGLRNEAKAVELLLQKRGFEVVSVICKVGNSDKSTLGIDEEDKLIPHTPEAMCDPLLQARLLNESQTDFNIMLGLCVGHDSLFLKASEALCTVFAVKDRLLGHNPLAAIYTLESYYRSLKEG
- a CDS encoding HD domain-containing protein, whose protein sequence is MYSVGYFGYLKEGQMQELFEESLTDLEDELAVSKAIKGEVRHYMEGLEEKFDQNLGRHFSYRHAREMDRLVAFVYKAVIRRYFKEYLPPLNHVPLVFIALGSYGREQLSVHSDIDLMIVYKEVGGYNLLEMIEKMIHIGWDCGLKISHRVHEVGELLEVSRSDITIKTSFLEARFICGSKILYMETEARIEQIRKDNKEGFLREKYLEYLERHKKFEASMEPNIKEGRGGIRDANMLFWVLYVLYNVKNPKEMEGQLYDEERYRDFRSSLEFLFRLRDAMHLVNQKKNDTLNLELLPFVAKKLGMESQDSSKDQFGLAKKTLLCMHEIEHFCAYVLRQIYRRHGLLPAYSWRERKEARQEGGLFLFKSSSSERLYARGALKRFRIGEFLGKLLELETIPEMSEGVVERLHRSKLTLSSKKERERFKELLLKPQSHRFFRALYEAGKLGEVLPPLAKIRHLPQFDGYHAYPVDLHTLKALEILEALERDSHPFLSELYGSLDQESLLLLKLLVLFHDAGKGRSRDHHLVGETLFRSWSKRFLLSEESRERGGLLVRFHTLMSSVAQKQDIYSEEVLLEFVSRLKEPENLDLLLLLTYADVSAVSPGRFNKFIEKLLLELYKNAKATFEKRELLGDATRKLKRLDLLERSAEFLALPSPLRQKIRQIASPLFFIKLTPAQIAELSKKALGVEDFCFEVENQDFLSVSILRRQELNLGYLLGKLSIFNVASMEIFKMFDGIKYFHIEFLEKAEEDEMERLREIISESFDMTRHPKAPKPTILKKDIIFEPNHSESYAEIRLNTKNQKGILAHVASVFDAFGIDIASAKIMTIKERTRDWFLIEKNEAFFRHQGELVKAIAINDKK
- the glmS gene encoding glutamine--fructose-6-phosphate transaminase (isomerizing), with protein sequence MCGIVGYIGSNEKKSILLSGLKELEYRGYDSAGISVLKEGELSVFKAVGKLSHLENKCKDFESCGFGVAIGHTRWATHGKPTEINAHPHMAEFSNVVHNGIIENYQELKKELGERGCRFVSQTDTEVIVHLFEECLKELFDPFEAFKATLKRLKGAYAILLITKKSPDRIYYAKNGSPLIIGKGSDGVYFASSDAPLIGYAHSVCYLQDGDLGYMDEKSFDQLPLIRPLSVNKLYAQKEGYRYFMEKEIYEQHKVLVETMMGRVGGAEVHFEEIEAGFLEGIEEITICACGTSYHAGLAGSYLLERHAKLKTNVAIASEFRYKEPIMRPSELFVVISQSGETADTLEALKQAKRAGLKTLAICNMDNSSIVREAHCSILTRAGIEKGVASTKAFATQVMVLWMLSLHIAKIRHTLLKEEIEGQIHSMVESAKLTRVDERLHERLKKLSKRYLHGHGFFFIGRDIFYPLALEGALKLKEISYLHAEGYPSGEMKHGPIALADSELFTVALMPKNLLYDKIKSNVEELAARDATICAITPEPFEGADDLVFTAARESYMEEFFEMMVVLQILALEISVRLGNDVDMPRNLAKSVTVE